From a single Puniceibacterium sp. IMCC21224 genomic region:
- a CDS encoding YnfA family protein, with protein sequence MSHRARRDWGLNAAIAYPLAAVAEISGCFAIWAWWRLGASPLWLAPGIIALALFGWLLAQVETSAAGRAFAAYGGIYIGASMLWMWFAEGERPDRWDFIGTSICLIGAAIILSVPRGT encoded by the coding sequence ATGTCTCACCGAGCACGACGAGATTGGGGCTTGAACGCCGCAATTGCCTATCCGCTGGCTGCTGTCGCGGAGATCAGCGGGTGTTTCGCCATCTGGGCGTGGTGGCGTCTTGGGGCATCACCGCTCTGGCTCGCACCCGGCATAATCGCGCTCGCGCTTTTCGGCTGGTTGCTGGCGCAGGTCGAAACCAGCGCAGCGGGCCGCGCTTTCGCAGCCTATGGCGGCATCTACATCGGGGCCTCCATGCTCTGGATGTGGTTCGCCGAGGGCGAGCGACCTGACAGATGGGACTTCATAGGGACGTCCATCTGTTTGATCGGTGCCG